Sequence from the Panicum virgatum strain AP13 chromosome 5N, P.virgatum_v5, whole genome shotgun sequence genome:
CTTACTAAACATAGATAGAATAGTTGGGCTATATATTACAGTGATCTCCATTTGAGCACCCATCAATACTAACAATGGAAAACATCTTTCGGAAGCACATTTCAGAGAACACCATGAATTGACAAAGTATCTAAAGTTCTACCAATAATGAAAAGAATCCTTTGACTCCTTATCCTTAGGATCAGAAAATACACTCCTTAGCATCCCAGTCTTCTAGGTGCAACTAAGGATGCAAGTGGTGAAGTGGGTACCCAATTATGTTCTTTGGGTCAGCTAATTAATTACGATGGCATGCCACTCTAATTCAATTCTCCTCCCAAATTATTTACGTAAAATATCATTCTAGTTCACTTTATCAATTTTTGGGTTGACCCAATGACCCAAAATATATCAAACTAATCTAAAAATTTTGTTGGGTACCCAGTTGCATCTTTAATTTTATCCTAAGATAATACAGAAAAAACTTGTCATAAAAGATAACATCCCCTCTAAAATTTTAGCTCAATTCAGTTCGGAGAGAGAGGCAAAGTTCCAACCACCTTTTGTCAATCTGCACGCCTGCTAACACTTTTAATGTGGTTTGGTCCCGTCCCATCTTCTCCTGAGCTTTCTATCTATCTTGCGTTACAGTCCTCGATATTTGACTTTCGGCTCATGAACAGATTGCTGGTCGTTACTGACGTGCGTACGTATGTTCCTCCTCCGATGTGAACGGACCAGATCAAGCGAAATTAAGGTGATACTGAACAAAGCTATATCTCAGCCTCCCAAGGAAGAAATACTCCACCGACTTAATTATTACCATGTGATTCTGAATGAGGATTATTTATGTCCGATAATACATACTCACTCATAATTCCATAAACCATAGACATGCATCCACAGTGCACAAGACAATTTGCACAACATGGTGATGAGTAATTGTAGACGTTACTCGTCCCTACCAGCTCCGGCGCCCGACCTCCCGCCGGCGcggtgcaggaggcggcgcccccgctgctgctgctgcggcggcggcggaacgtcgTACCCGCGCGCGGGGTTGCcgaacggcgccggcggccaccggcCACCACGGGATCCGTCGGGATGAGCCACAGTTGCATCATCTGAGTGCACGCACAAGTCAGTTCCATCGTCATCATCAGCAAAAGACACCAACGAACTTAACCACTCTGCTATTTCTTCAGTTTCTCGTGCGTGCTGTGCGTACCGTGGGCTGCTGCTTGAACATCGGAGCAAGGGGTGGTGATGGCCAGCAGTACGATCGCTAGCACCACCAGCGCGCGCATCGCCGGGAGGGAGTCGAGGCACAaggggagcttcttcttcttcttctccatggCCGTCTGCACAAGTGCCAGGATAATTAAGTGGTGGGGGTCGGATGCTAGCCTCCTTAATTAGTCGTCCTCTTCGTCTTCTCCATCACCTTAAGCCCCTTTTATACTACTCGAGTCCGATGGAGTCAACGCCAGTTGACCATACACCATAGACGACCACTGGCCGGAGGTGCAGTATAAGTGTACAATGGATTGATTGATCTTTATGGTCTTCGTCCACTCGTCCACTAGCTAGCTACCGCTCGGAGCAACGTGTGCCTGCGTGAGCGAAGGGAAAAGGCGGAAGACCCGGTCAGAGGCTGCGGCTGCGGGGTCGGGCTCCGTCACGGTCATGCGTCGTCGTCCTCTCCTTGCGCGGACGCACATGATAGGCACTTCAGTTTTTGATTCCTCTCAAACTGAAAATATTATTGTAGTATCTGTTCGCATACATAGAGACGTACTCGAATCCGAAACATCTCCCTACATACACCAACAGACCTACAACTATACACAATCAAAACACAAAACGCGTCCTTTGAGAGATCACCGAAGATCAGAGAATACGGTGTGCGACGAGAGACGTCACCTCCCATTGTGGCTCCACGCGTGACAGGGTACCTGAGACAGTAAAGACTGAGCTCGATGAAGCTGCAACCAACGACGAGCTCTTCCTTCGTAGAAGAACTAACTCCACGAGCTCATCGACAGTGCCCAAGGAAATCACCACCGACGTGAGTTGGAAGCATCGTCGCCAAGGCCAAGCGATTGTTGGGCTGTTTCGATGGCGACGACGGCCCCGACTGCCTAAGCGATCCGGGGCCCAATTGAGAAAAACTGggcggttttttttattttttgtttttgttttttacaaaaatatatttttgttttcgaaattcacaaaaatataccccggccgccccgctgccgggcggccgggacctggtcgccccgctgcggggcggcagaGATTTTTGTGCAAAAACTTTTACGAAAATATTTGCGTGCAGGTCCCTAAgggccggtcgccccgcagcggggcggccggctctCCCACGAGGACTGAGCTGAGCTGCCATGTGTGCCCAGCAGGTGTGCCGCCACCCGATGGAACCACGACGAGTGACTGATGCGAAGTGGTCCACCCACGCCTCTTGCTTTGTGAAGCCGCGAGATGCAAGGAGtgtgtgccaaaaaaaaaacccgtCATGTACTCTTGTGTAGTAGCATAAACCGAATAAAAATACCACCAGTGGTTTGCCTTCGCCCTTTCGTGCGTGCTTCCTGTGCTGTTCGCTCGCATTATTATTTCCTCCGGTCACCAGCGACGCTCAACACTGCAGCACGATGCTGCTGCCGGTGCGTCGCTGCGACCTGGAATCCacggccatgtttggttaaaaccacgaaaacttttgcacaaaaagacgaatgcatgcatgaagtactaaacgaagtttatttgcaaaacctttttagaaatgggtgtaatttttcgagacgaatctaatgagccaagtttcatcatgattggctacagtgatgctacagtaaccgcgctcaatcatcctctaatcgtacggtcaaaagcctcattagctagagcaactgctacagtaccgcagttgtggaggtaattttgtaattagactttatttaataccactaattagtggtcaaagcttcatttctctctcatcaaaacttttctacactctaaccaaacaaggcccacgTTTGAAGCATCATCTGCAGACTGCAGCCAGAGTGCAACCAATGGGATCCAATTTATGTTGCTCGAGGATCGAGATGTGCTGTCCCGCACAAGCGCTTACCAACCTATGGGTTGGGACCTATCGGTTGGGACCACTGAGAAAACGTTTTATCTAAACTCGTATTTAAAACTAATCAGAAGTCTTGTTGGTACGGGCGccgggccggtcgcccggctgcggggcggcctgggggaccggccgccccgctgccgggcgaccggcccccagagaCTTGCGCGTAAATATTTTCGCAAAAGTTTTTGCACAAAAGCACCTGCAGCCCCGCAGCGGGCCGACCAGGTCCCGGcaacggggcggccggggtatatttctgtaaatttcgaaaacgaaaatatatttttataaaaaacgaaaataaaaaataaaaaaaataaaaaaaccgcgaaAAACTGGCATGTCTCCCGGTGTTTGTTTACTGTTGTGACCGGAGGCCGGAGTTAGTCTTCCCCAGCCAAATGGGCTCCTTTTCTTACCTTGTTAGCACCGTTACATCTAATGGACTTCGGCCCACTCACGTGTCATGAACACCTCGGTTTGTTCACGCAAGGATGGAACACGATAATTAAGTCGATGCTGGactaaaattatattatttggtCCGAGATGAAGCTGTCCCTCAATCAAGCAACTAAGCAAGCGACTAATGTTACACACCAACGCCGAAGCGCCATTTTCCTCTGCCATGGTTATCCATAGAGCAAATAAGAAACATTTCGCAGACATCATAGaatgattttcttttctttctttataaTTCTTTGTAAAACCCTTTTCTTTTATTAATAGTATCTAATCACTAGGGATTAGGAATGCCCACACTACTGCAAAAATGATTATTAGGGGCGGacgaaaatacatttttagagaCGGACCGCGTAAACGCCCCTGCTTTTTGCAGCTAAAAATGGCGGGGCGGGTGGGGGGGTCACCCGCCCCTGTAATTTACAAGGGCGGGTGGGgatg
This genomic interval carries:
- the LOC120674358 gene encoding uncharacterized protein LOC120674358 isoform X1, giving the protein MEKKKKKLPLCLDSLPAMRALVVLAIVLLAITTPCSDVQAAAHDDDDGTDLCVHSDDATVAHPDGSRGGRWPPAPFGNPARGYDVPPPPQQQQRGRRLLHRAGGRSGAGAGRDE
- the LOC120674358 gene encoding uncharacterized protein LOC120674358 isoform X2, whose protein sequence is MEKKKKKLPLCLDSLPAMRALVVLAIVLLAITTPCSDVQAAAHDDATVAHPDGSRGGRWPPAPFGNPARGYDVPPPPQQQQRGRRLLHRAGGRSGAGAGRDE